One Streptomyces sp. 840.1 genomic window, GCCAGCCACGGGGAGCAGTGCGGTCTGGGCGCGGCCTTCGCGATGCATCTGCGCGGCGCTCACCAGGAGTCCGCGCGGATGGCCGCGACACTGCGGCGCCACGGCCTGCCGGTCACCGCGCAGGAGATCGGTTTCAGCGTGGACGAGTTCGTCTCGGTGGTCGAGTTCGCACCCCGGACCAGGCCGGGCCGGTACACCATCCTGGAACACCTGAACCTGTCCCCGGACGGGGTCAGGGACGCCTACGCCGACTACGTCAGGGCGGCCGGGTCCTGAAACGGGGCCCGGTTTGACCGGGGTGTCCCGGGCCCCGTAATCTTGACCCTCGGCGTTTGTTTCGCCACACCTCTGAGCACTGACCTCCCGCTCGTTCGGGAGAGGCCGCTCGTCCAATCCGGATCATCACGGGTCCCCGGACCCGTGTGAGCGGCTGGCTTCAGGGGTTTCGTCTTCGAGTGAGAGTGAGATCCGCGTGTACGCCATCGTGCGCAGCGGTGGTCGCCAGCACAAGGTTGCTGTCGGCGACATCGTTGAGGTTGACAAGATTCCCACCGCCAGTGTTGGCGACACGGTAGAGCTCTCTACCCTGCTCGTTGTCGACGGCGACGCCGTGACCAGCGACCCGTGGGTGCTTGACGGCATCAAGGTCCAGGCCGAGATCGTGGACCACCACAAGGGCGCGAAGATCGACATCCTTCGCTACAAGAACAAGACCGGCTACCGCCGTCGCCAGGGTCACCGCCAGCAGTACACGGCGATCAAGGTCACCGGTATCCCCGCGGCTGCGAAGTAAGGGACTGAGGAGACATGGCACATAAGAAGGGCGCATCGTCCACCCGTAACGGGCGCGACTCCAATGCCCAGCGGCTCGGCGTGAAGCGCTTCGGCGGTCAGGCCGTCAACGCCGGTGAGATCCTGGTCCGCCAGCGCGGCACCCACTTCCACCCGGGCACGGGCGTCGGCCGTGGCGGCGACGACACGCTGTTCGCCCTCGCCGCCGGTGCGGTCGAGTTCGGCACGCACCGTGGCCGCAAGGTCGTGAACATCGTTCCGATCGCCGGCTGATTCCCGGCGCTCGTAGAACGGTTTGACGTGGAGGCGGACCTCACTTCCTGTTACGGGAAGTGGGTCCGCCTTTCGCGTGTTGCTCCTACAGGGGCACGAGCGAGACTTTTCTGCACGTATGTAACTGGAGGTTCCAACCATGACCACCTTCGTGGACCGCGTCGAGCTGCATGCCGCCGCGGGTAACGGGGGCCACGGCTGCGCCTCCGTTCACCGTGAGAAGTTCAAGCCGCTCGGCGGCCCGGACGGCGGCAACGGCGGCCGCGGCGGCGATGTGACCCTGATCGTCGACCAGGCCGTCACCACGCTCCTCGACTATCACCACCACCCCCACCGCAAGGCCACCAACGGCCAGCCCGGTGCTGGTGACAACCGCACCGGCAAGGAGGGCCAGGACCTGATCCTGCCCGTGCCGGACGGCACCGTCGTGCTCGACACCGACGGCAACGTGCTCGCCGACCTGGTCGGCCAGGGCACCATGTTCGTCGCCGGCCAGGGCGGCCGAGGCGGCCTCGGCAACGGCGCGCTGGCCTCCGCCCGCCGCAAGGCCCCCGGCTTCGCGCTGCTCGGTGAGCCCGGTGAGAGCCGGGACATCGTCCTGGAGCTGAAGACCGTCGCCGACGTGGCTCTGGTGGGCTACCCGAGCGCCGGCAAGTCCTCGCTGATCTCGGTCCTGTCGGCCGCCAAGCCGAAGATCGCGGACTACCCGTTCACGACCCTGGTCCCGAACCTCGGCGTGGTCACCGCGGGCTCCACCGTCTACACCATCGCGGACGTCCCGGGCCTGATCCCGGGCGCCAGCCAGGGCAAGGGCCTCGGCCTGGAGTTCCTGCGCCACGTCGAGCGCTGCTCGGTCCTCGTGCACGTACTGGACACCGCGACGCTGGAGTCCGACCGCGACCCGCTCTCCGACCTCGACATGATCGAGAAGGAGCTGAAGCTGTACGGCGGTCTGGAGGACCGGCCCCGGATCGTCGTCCTCAACAAGATCGACATCCCGGACGGCCTGGACCTGGCGGAGATGATCCGTCCGGATCTGGAGGCCCGCGGCTACCGCGTCTTCGAGGTGTCCGCAGTGGCGCGCACCGGGCTCAAGGAGCTGTCCTTCGCGCTGGCCGGTGTCATCGCCGAGGCGCGCGCCGCCAAGCCGGTGGAGGAGGCGACCCGTATCGTCATCCGGCCCAAGGCCGTGGACGACGCCGGGTTCACCGTGGTCCTGGAGGACGACGGCATCTACCGGGTGCGCGGCGAGAAGCCGGAGCGCTGGGTGCGCCAGACCGACTTCAACAACGACGAGGCCGTCGGCTACCTCGCGGACCGGCTGAACCGGCTCGGGGTCGAGGACGCGCTGCGCAAGGCCGGCGCCCGTGCGGGCGACGGAGTGGCGATCGGTGCCGAGGACAACGCCGTCGTCTTCGACTGGGAGCCGACCGTGACGGCCGGCGCCGAGATGCTCGGCCGCCGTGGCGAGGACCACCGCCTGGAGGAGCCGCGTCCGGCCGCCCAGCGCCGCCGCGACCGCGAGGACGAGCGCGACGACGTCAGCAAGGAGTACCAGGAGTTCGACCCGTTCGCGTAGGCGACGGGAGACCTCCGCGGTCCCGGTTCCCCCGGTGGGGGAGCCGGGACCGCGTGCGTTCCGCGGCGCCCGGCTCTCAGGACCGGCCGGACCGCTCCAGCGCTTCTGCGGGGGAGGGCGCCGGGGTGCGCTCGTCGAGCGGGAGGTACGGGAGCATCGTCTTCTCGCCCAGGAACACCCGGCGCACGACGCGCTCCGCGGCGCGGCCGTCGTCGTAGTCGCAGAAGCGCTCCCGGAACGCCTTGCGCAGCCCCGCCGACCTCTCGCTCCGCCACTCCTGGGAACCCAGCACCGAGGCCAGCTGCTCCTGGCTGGTGGCCACGGCGCCCGGGGGCTCCGCCATCAGGTCGAAGTAGGTGCCGCGCACGGCCCGGTAGGTGTCCCAGTCGTCGGCGTAGATCACGATCGGCCGGTCCAGGTTGGCGTAGTCGAACATCGCCGAGGAGTAGTCCGTGACGAGGGCGTCCGCCGCGAGGTAGAGCTGCTCGACGTTCCCGTGCGAGGAGACGTCGATGATCCGGCCGCTGGCCTGGAGATCGGCGA contains:
- the rplU gene encoding 50S ribosomal protein L21 encodes the protein MYAIVRSGGRQHKVAVGDIVEVDKIPTASVGDTVELSTLLVVDGDAVTSDPWVLDGIKVQAEIVDHHKGAKIDILRYKNKTGYRRRQGHRQQYTAIKVTGIPAAAK
- the rpmA gene encoding 50S ribosomal protein L27 is translated as MAHKKGASSTRNGRDSNAQRLGVKRFGGQAVNAGEILVRQRGTHFHPGTGVGRGGDDTLFALAAGAVEFGTHRGRKVVNIVPIAG
- the obgE gene encoding GTPase ObgE; its protein translation is MTTFVDRVELHAAAGNGGHGCASVHREKFKPLGGPDGGNGGRGGDVTLIVDQAVTTLLDYHHHPHRKATNGQPGAGDNRTGKEGQDLILPVPDGTVVLDTDGNVLADLVGQGTMFVAGQGGRGGLGNGALASARRKAPGFALLGEPGESRDIVLELKTVADVALVGYPSAGKSSLISVLSAAKPKIADYPFTTLVPNLGVVTAGSTVYTIADVPGLIPGASQGKGLGLEFLRHVERCSVLVHVLDTATLESDRDPLSDLDMIEKELKLYGGLEDRPRIVVLNKIDIPDGLDLAEMIRPDLEARGYRVFEVSAVARTGLKELSFALAGVIAEARAAKPVEEATRIVIRPKAVDDAGFTVVLEDDGIYRVRGEKPERWVRQTDFNNDEAVGYLADRLNRLGVEDALRKAGARAGDGVAIGAEDNAVVFDWEPTVTAGAEMLGRRGEDHRLEEPRPAAQRRRDREDERDDVSKEYQEFDPFA